A stretch of the Flavobacterium aquiphilum genome encodes the following:
- a CDS encoding DNA gyrase/topoisomerase IV subunit A: protein MKDEEDDNIIPNDGEDNFDENPIDENQEGDDEIINVDAKHFEGQHFYENQEEEGEDVITKVTGMYKDWFLDYASYVILERAVPAIEDGFKPVQRRIMHSLKELDDGRYNKVANVVGHTMQYHPHGDASIGDAMVQIGQKELLIDCQGNWGNILTGDGAAAPRYIEARLSKFALEVLYSPKITDWGVSYDGRKAEPINLPVKFPLLLAQGAEGIAVGLSTKVLPHNFNELIDASIKILKGKSFTLYPDFMTAGIADVSNYNDGMRGGRVRVRAKISQLDKNTLVITQIPFSTNTSSLIDSILKANDKGKIKIKKIEDNTAADVEILIHLFPGVSPDKTIDALFAFTACETSVAPLGCVIEDNKPLFIGVSEMLKISTHRTVDLLKQELEIHLEELRNKWHFSTLEKIFIREEMYIDFKLYGDRESLYKYLYDRFEPFKKSFVREINDDDLHRLTQIPMIRITRFDSDKADELITKLEDEMKEVEYNLEHLTDFAIAYFTKLKEKYGKGRERQTELRSFDNIEATKVVLRNTKLYVNREEGFVGTSLKKDEYVTDCSDIDDVIVFLRDGKMMVTKVDSKTFVGKDIIHVAVFDKSDKRTIYNMIYRDGKSGPSYIKRFNVSGVTRDKTYDLTNETNGSQTLYFSCNPNGEAEVITILLRQIGSIKKLKFDIDFASLAIKGRASKGNLVTKYPIKKIELKEKGISTLLPRKIWFDDTVQRLNVDARGELLGEFRPSDKILVISQAGKSKVITPELTTHFDEDMIVLEKWIPKKPISAIYYDGEKERYYIKRFLIETENKEECFITEHSNSRLEIVATDYRPVAELVFNKVKGVQKENMTVDIESFIAVKGFKALGNQLTTDKLKQVNLLEPLPYEEPEEVIPEELEVEGNTEIEEGEIQLEDDGQITLSLD, encoded by the coding sequence ATGAAAGACGAAGAAGACGATAACATAATTCCAAACGACGGCGAGGATAATTTTGATGAAAACCCTATTGATGAAAATCAAGAAGGAGATGACGAAATTATTAACGTAGATGCCAAACATTTTGAGGGGCAGCATTTTTACGAAAATCAGGAAGAAGAAGGAGAGGATGTCATTACCAAAGTTACCGGAATGTACAAAGACTGGTTTCTTGACTATGCGTCGTATGTAATTCTGGAGCGTGCGGTTCCTGCTATCGAAGACGGATTTAAACCGGTTCAGCGTCGTATTATGCATTCGCTGAAAGAGTTGGATGATGGTCGTTACAATAAAGTTGCCAATGTGGTAGGACACACCATGCAGTATCACCCACATGGGGATGCGAGTATTGGTGATGCGATGGTGCAAATTGGCCAAAAGGAATTACTTATTGATTGTCAGGGAAACTGGGGAAATATTTTAACAGGTGATGGTGCTGCAGCACCCCGTTATATTGAGGCGCGTTTGTCAAAATTTGCTTTGGAGGTTTTGTATTCGCCAAAAATCACAGATTGGGGAGTATCATATGACGGTAGAAAAGCAGAGCCAATTAATCTTCCGGTAAAGTTTCCGTTGCTTTTGGCTCAGGGAGCAGAAGGTATCGCCGTTGGTTTATCGACTAAAGTTTTGCCACATAATTTCAACGAATTAATTGACGCTTCAATTAAAATATTAAAGGGAAAATCGTTTACGCTTTACCCTGATTTTATGACGGCTGGTATTGCCGATGTTTCCAATTATAATGATGGGATGCGAGGCGGACGTGTACGTGTGCGTGCTAAAATTTCGCAATTGGACAAAAATACTTTGGTGATTACGCAAATTCCGTTTTCGACCAATACATCGAGTTTGATTGACAGTATTTTGAAAGCCAATGATAAAGGTAAAATCAAAATCAAGAAAATCGAGGACAACACCGCTGCCGATGTTGAAATTTTGATTCATCTTTTCCCAGGCGTTTCACCGGATAAAACCATCGATGCTTTGTTTGCGTTTACGGCCTGCGAAACTTCTGTTGCGCCTTTGGGATGCGTAATTGAGGATAACAAACCATTGTTTATCGGTGTTTCCGAAATGTTGAAAATTTCAACTCACAGAACGGTTGATTTGCTTAAACAAGAACTCGAAATTCATTTAGAGGAGTTACGAAATAAATGGCATTTTTCTACTTTGGAGAAAATCTTTATTCGTGAAGAAATGTACATTGACTTCAAATTGTATGGGGACAGGGAATCGCTTTATAAGTATTTGTATGACCGATTTGAGCCTTTCAAAAAATCATTTGTGAGAGAAATAAATGATGATGATTTACACCGATTGACTCAAATTCCGATGATTCGTATTACCCGTTTCGACTCAGATAAAGCTGATGAGCTTATCACGAAACTAGAAGACGAAATGAAGGAAGTGGAATACAATTTGGAACATCTTACTGATTTTGCAATTGCTTATTTTACGAAATTAAAGGAGAAATACGGTAAAGGACGTGAACGCCAAACTGAGTTGCGTAGTTTTGATAATATCGAAGCCACAAAAGTAGTTTTAAGAAATACAAAATTGTACGTAAACAGGGAAGAAGGTTTCGTGGGAACCAGTTTGAAAAAAGACGAGTATGTTACGGATTGTTCTGATATTGATGATGTAATTGTCTTTCTGCGAGACGGTAAAATGATGGTTACCAAAGTGGATTCAAAAACCTTTGTGGGGAAAGATATTATACATGTCGCAGTATTCGACAAGAGCGACAAACGCACCATTTACAATATGATATACCGAGATGGAAAATCCGGTCCATCTTATATTAAACGATTTAATGTTTCGGGGGTTACGAGAGACAAAACCTATGATTTGACCAATGAGACAAATGGTTCGCAAACACTCTATTTTTCATGTAATCCAAATGGGGAAGCTGAGGTAATCACTATTTTATTACGTCAGATCGGAAGTATCAAAAAATTGAAATTCGATATTGATTTTGCTTCTTTGGCGATTAAAGGTCGTGCATCCAAAGGTAATTTGGTAACTAAATATCCAATCAAGAAAATCGAATTGAAAGAAAAAGGTATTTCAACGCTTTTACCAAGAAAAATTTGGTTTGATGATACGGTGCAAAGGCTGAATGTAGATGCAAGAGGAGAGTTGTTGGGAGAATTTAGACCAAGCGATAAAATCTTGGTGATTTCGCAAGCTGGAAAATCAAAGGTGATTACGCCAGAATTAACGACTCACTTTGATGAAGATATGATAGTCTTGGAAAAATGGATTCCTAAAAAGCCAATTTCAGCCATTTATTATGATGGTGAAAAAGAGCGTTATTATATCAAACGTTTCTTGATAGAGACCGAAAATAAGGAAGAATGTTTTATCACGGAACATTCTAATTCGAGACTGGAAATTGTAGCTACTGATTATCGTCCTGTAGCCGAATTGGTTTTTAATAAGGTAAAAGGAGTTCAGAAAGAAAATATGACTGTTGACATTGAGTCTTTTATTGCCGTAAAAGGTTTTAAAGCACTCGGTAACCAATTAACGACTGATAAACTGAAACAAGTTAATCTCTTGGAACCATTGCCTTATGAAGAGCCGGAAGAAGTTATTCCGGAAGAACTCGAAGTAGAGGGTAATACTGAAATTGAAGAAGGTGAAATCCAACTAGAAGATGACGGTCAGATTACTTTGAGTTTGGATTAA